From Brassica rapa cultivar Chiifu-401-42 chromosome A06, CAAS_Brap_v3.01, whole genome shotgun sequence:
AGGAATACATGAATTCGCCACAACTAGAACAACAAAAGACACCATAATAATGTTAAGCTTGGCCATGGTTTTTTGGCTATATGGGGAgttaatgtttgatttttctcaATATAGAATATGAAAATagcttttaaatttatgatCTGGTTTGAATAAACGATGATAACcctatttatattaatgaataATCAATATTAAACATTTATTGTTGAGAAATAACTTTGCTTGTGACGGTTTTTAGTTCATTAAAATTTGTAAGTTACATTTTTCTTGATGCATGAAGTTATTAATTGTTTaggataattatttataaataattaaattagaattcTTGTAATATAGAAATAAAGACAAATAAAGAATTTATACAAGTATTTAAATTCCAACTAATAAACTACTGAATATTGTTGTTGTCAGCAACATATATTTTGGTGGTTGTATATCAACTTACTAACAAAAACCAAAAGTACAGTCTAACATGTGATAAGCCTAATAATTGATTGTAATATTAACGTTTGAGTATATATGAACATATATCACTCTGGGGTTAAAAGAAAGAGTTtcagattttatattttctttatttcgtGATGTAGGATGCTTgtcaattttttaatgtttaaacATATAGATAACATACATATACTTTGGTTCATCTTTCAATcataatccaaaatattttttaatgaattgattaaaaaaacatatgcaaattttttgtaaactccaaaattttaaatggaAATCGTTGTGCGATCAATTGCAAGagatattttaaatgtaataagTCTGTTGCGATCTTATGTTGTCGTGAAAGGCTAGAGTCTTGTGATTACAAATAAAATgtgtgttttgatatttttctgtTTAAGTTAATTAAAATTGTGAGTACaaaaaattttgaatacttttttttttggactacacctttttatttggtattcaaagtgagaattgaatgaAATATTGGTAAAGAAAACACGCAACACAAGACGATAAGAATTAAATATCTCgtgaatatataaatgattttattttaaaattgtgtgcaaatacaaattattttatcaaaattaaatataattatgtcaTTATATAATTAAGCCGGTGACAACGCTTTTGAAACAGACACACAATGAGTCCATACTTCATCTCTTTTCTGTAAATATTTGGATTCGTTTCCAATTAAACTAGGTCTATCCGCGATATATTTGACAAGGGTGTCATGACACTCTTTTCCTTCTTGTACAAGCTCCTGGCAACAAGGAATGGATACAACTCCATTACcaaaaatttgagaaatgatATTGAGCGCACACTTTGGACTGATTTTAACAACACATTGATCCCATAACTTTTTGGGTTCATTTTCTTCTACGGCTAATGAAGGAATACATGAATTCGCCACAACTAGAACAACAAAAGACACCATAATAATGTTAAGCTTGGCCATGGTTTTTTGGCTATATGAGGAGTTAATGTTTGATTTTCCTCAATATAGAATAAGAAAATagcttttaaatttttgttctgGTTTGAATAAACGATGATAAccctatttatatatatgaataatcaATATTAAACATTTATTGTTGAGAAATAACTTTGCTTGTGACGGTTTTTAGTTCATTAAAATTTGTAAGTTACATTTTTATTGATGCATGAAGTTATTAATTGTTTAGGATAATTATTTGTAAACAATTAAATTAGAATTCTTGTAATATAGAAATAAAGACACAAAAAGAATTTATACAAGTATTTAAATTCCAACTAATAAACTACTGAATATTGTTGTTGTCAGCAACATATATTTTGGTGGTTGTATATCAACTTACTAACAAAAACCAAAAGTACAGTCTAACATGTGATAAGCCTAATAATTGATTGTAATATTAACGTTTGAGTATATATGAACATATATCACTCTGGAGTTAAAAGAAAgagtttcatattttatattttctttatttcgtGATGTAGGATGCTTGTCACATATAGATAACATACATATACTCTGGTTCATCTTTCAATcataattcaaaatattttttaatgaattgattaaaaaaacatatgcaatttttttgtaaactccaaaattttaaatggaAATCGTTGTGCGATCAATTGCAAGAGATATTTCAAATGTAATAAGTCCGTTGCGATCTTATGTTGTCGTGAAAGGGTAGAGTCTTGTGAATACAAATAAAATGTGTGTTTCGATATTTTTCTGTTTAAGTTAATTAAAATTGTGAGtacaaaaaaattttgaataatttttttttcggaCTACACCTTTTTATTTGGTATtcaaagtgagaattgaatgaAATAATGGTAAAGAAAACACGCAACACAAGACGATAAGTATTAAATATCTCgtgaatatataaatgattttattttaaaattgtatgcaaatacaaattattttatcaaaattacatataattatgtCATTATATAATTAAGCCGGTGACAACGCTTTTGAAACAGACACACAATGAGTCCATACTTCATCTCTTTTCTGTAAATATTTGGATTCGTTTCCAATTAAACTAGGTCTATCCGCGATATATTTGACAAGGGTGTCATGACACTCTTTTCCTTCTTGTACAAGCTCCTGGCAACAAGGAATGGATACAACTCCATTACcaaaaacttgagaaatgataTTGAGCGCACACTTTGGACTGATTTTAACAACACATTGATCCCATAACTTTTTGGGTTCATTTTCTTCTACGGCTAATGAAGGAATACATAAATTCGCCACAACTAGAACAACAAAAGACACCATAATAATGTTAAGCTTGGCCATAGTTTTTTGGCTATATGGAGAgttaatgtttgatttttctcagtatagaataagaaaatagcttttaaatttatgatCTGGTTTGAATAAACGATGATAAccctatttatatatatgaataatcaATATTAAACATTTATTGTTGAGAAATAACTTTGCTTGTGACGGTTTTTACTTCATTAAAATTCGTAAGTTACATTTTTCTTGATGCATGAAGTTATTAATTGTTTaggataattatttataaataattaaattagaattcTTGTAATATAGAAATAAAGACATAAAAAGAATTTATACAAGTATTTAAATTCCAACTAATAAACTACTGAATATTGTTGTTGTCAGCAACATATATTTTGGTGGTTGTATATCAACTTACTAACAAAAACCAAAAGTACAGTCTAACATGTGATAAGCCTAATAATTGATTGTAATATTAACGTTTGAGTATATATGAACATATATCACTCTGAGGTTAAAAGAAAGAGTTtcagattttatattttctttatttcgtGATGTAGGATGCTTgtcaattttttaatgtttaaacATATAGATAACATACATATACTTTGGTTCATCTTTCAATCATAATCATATACTGAGGTTGTAAGGAGTGGGTGTGAACAGGTTTGCGTCTATGGATGTTCTTCATAAGGTAAGGTTGGCCTCTAACGAAATCATCATTAGCGAACTCCCATTTGTCTGGATCGATTTTTCTACAACTCTATGCAAAACACGCAAAAGGTTTAAGCCTAGGAAGTATCATCAAAGAGAGGAGACGAAAGGCAAAAGACTTTACATAAGTATATATGAAGAAATCATCTACCATCTCATATGTTTTGGTTAGGAAAGGTGGGAGTGAGCTTTAAATTCAACGATAAAAGCCTCATAAAGACACATTTTTAATTTCCATCcataatttaaatttcaaaacctTCATTAGACCTCCTTTTGTTCAGCCACGGAGAAAACactaatcaaaacaaatgaACAAATTGCTTTTTTCAAACGAGGAGGTTTTACACAAGACAATTGAACAAACAAAGCTATTGGTTCAATGCCTTTCATAATCAAATCCTCTAATTAATCAAATCAACTAATCAACTTAACCAAAAATCATTCCTCTCTTCCGACAAACTCCTTCAGAGCAACTCTCATGTCTTCACACTTCTCACAATCTCCATCAAAAAACTCACCGACCTTCTTTAGCTCAACATCGCTCAAATCATCGTTGAACGGTTTGATCGGAAACGCATTCTCTGGCTGAAGCGCGTAAGCGTTCGGATtatcatcaacaatcaccacgcGCCTCAAATCTCTCATcacaaaccctaaatccttCACCAACCTCCCATCGATCTCGCTACACGCGTCCCTATAAAAGCTCCGCGAGATCACGCGCCGCTCCGGATCCAACTTATCCAGCACCAAAGAAGCGTACTCTCTCAGCCCCGCCGTGAAAACAACGATCTGGTACTTCTCTCCTACCTTCTTCAAGAAGTCATCCACTCCTGGCCGTTTGATCACGAAGAAGGTTAAGATCTGACCGTCTATCTCGGGCCTCACCACGAAATCGTACGGAACTTCGGGTTTCTCCATCGACGAGTGGATAAGCGTTTCGTCTAGGTCTAACACGATCGTCTTCTTCGTCTCGTCGAAGGATTTGCCGGATCTATCGTGAATCAAGGAATAAGGAGTTTTGAGATTGTGAGCGGATCCGTGAGATTTGAGGATTTTGAATCCTCTGGTTCCTAGACGACCGTCGACGCGTGAGAATAAGCAGAGAATGCTTCGTTGACATCTGTAAATCGATTTGTTGATGGAGGCGATGACGGCGGTCGCCGCCGGCGATGTGCATCCGATTTGAGTTTTCCGGTGACGGCGGAAGCAGCTTCGTTGGTGACGGTTGATTGGTATCGCTGATTTCTTTATGATGAGTTTCGTCGCCATTGaagaaacaaagagagagatgagTTTGTGAGATTTAGGACAGAGATAAAGAAGAGGAGAGTGATGGTGGTATTTAAATTAGGCCTGGTGTAACGGTCATGTGGTTGTTTTTAGGTTCGGTCCGAAGCTAGTTTGGGAAAGgagtgacttttttttttttttttaagtttggacCTACAACACAACACGGTGTTTACGTTGTATTATTACCGTTGTGAGTTCTATATTAATTTCcccaaattaagaaaaatattatatatagatgGTAGAGAATAGACAAAATAATGCAAATAGACTCATAAATTTCTGTAATGGTACATTATGATACTGGAAATCGTAacttgatttgtttttgttaattattactGCATAAGTTCAAcaaattaaactatatttattttgatcgAAAATTGCCAATGATTAGTTGGTATTAACATTTTACACTTGGAATATATAACTCATactataaaatagataaatatttcaactcatagaaacaaaataatctaGCCCACTTATAAATAAATCTCTTAAAACTTAATTAAGTGAAAAAAAAGTCGTtgattaattatgttattaatTTGACTGCTAATGATACatatttcaattaatatattttcaaatttgacAAAGAGTTTTATGTTTAAACCTAAGTTTGGATCAAAATGGCCAAACCATAACTCAACAAGCAGTCATTCTAAAAAAGTGTGTTATATAATAAGTTATATTTTGAGGATTGTTTAACATAGTCATTTTAGTTTAGGAATTCTAGATGAACATTTATGGATATTTTTGTCCTTTTATAATGAAACAATTGTTTGCATTTATTTTACATCTTTTTATCATTGTTTTATTGAAACTGATTTGCAACATATTACATCACAGAAAAATATGATGATAATAATGAAAAACTAACGGTCTTTCCACACTAGAAAATAGTAAAATCAGACATGATTGATAATTCATTAGCAATACCGaactaactttattttaaaaataaggtGAATTATGTGTTTTTGTTCCAACAATATCAGACGGATTTCTAAAACCTTCAACAAAATCACGACAATAATTCTCATagtttaaatatgttttcttcttcaatTGTCTTAATCAATGTTGCTCCAATTAGCTTCAGTAAACTATTGTTGAACAAACTTAAACTACCAAGTACAAATTATATAGATAACTGGGATTGTTAGTTCACATCCCAAAacaccaaaacaaaacacacagaCCAAACAAAAGGGACAATGGAAGCGGAATCAGTTTCATCAAAACTAAACATAGAATCAGTTTCATCAAAACTAAATATGATCCATTTTCGAAAGGAGGTTTTACTATGATATCGAGAAGAATCGATATCTCTCATTTTAACAACACTGCGAATAGATCCAGAAACAACATAAAGACGAGTAACTAACCACTACACAATCCAAAGGTTGAAACATAGCTCAGAACTTAAGCAAAACAAGTCCAAATCTAGTTTTTCCACAAAAGTTTGGTATAATTTAAAAGTTCGTGTATGAAAAAACTGGAAACAATTAATTCATTGAGAAACAAACCATTTTCCCAAAACCTGGATAGACAAAAGTTGACGACATAAAAAAGACCTGAGAACATACCAAAACGAGATTTGAGTCTAATTCAAGCATCTCATTTTATAACATTAGTCATAATCGAATTAATAGTGCCAAGTGTCAATAGCCTCATCCCCATCAAGAGCATCATTCACGTGTCAGCTCAATCTCACAGCTAGCCTATTCTTGCCACATCACCACTAAACTCCGATGACGTGTCCCCTCCAAGCTGTCCACATCGCATTTTTCTCATGCAAACAATGACACCAACACACTTACATCCCACCAATATAAAACCAAGATGAAAAGATACATAAAAATTTGTATTATACAGATCAAATGGCGTCGAGCGATGAGCTTCCGGGACCGTATCCGGCACGTGATGGAGGAGACATACCTCCGGGAGATCCGACTACGATGAAGACGATGATGATTGACAAAGGAGCTGCGATGCTTCAATCTTTGAAACCAATCAAACAGATGAGTCTTCATATGTGTTCCTTTGCTTGTTACGGTCACGATCCTAGCCGTCAAATCGAAGTCCATTTCTATGTTCATCGTGTCAACGAAGACTTTCTTCAGTGTGCTGTTTACGACTGCGACTCCGCTAAGACCCACCTCATCGGTCCGTATCTTAATTTacacatattaattttttttctctagtaTTTTcgttttaaacaaaataatcttgaaCTCGTATAGTTACTCGTTCATTTGAATGGTTCTATATGCATGCGAAATTATGTTTGAAGAGGCATGAGTTATCTTATCTGAAACAAGAATTTAGAAATTTTGACTGTCTTATTATGATTATGATTGTGATTTGTGCATGTACTTGTTGTGATTACATCTCTCAGGGATCGAGTATATTGTGTCCGAGAGGTTATTTGAGAGCCTTTCCTCGGAAGAGCAGAAGCTTTGGCATTCTCATGACTATGAGGTAAATTTCTCTATATGTTTTAACTAAATAACTCAAATCTTATATGATTATTGACGTAGACTGAGATGTCAATCCATGCAAAAGCTTGACTGTATTATTTGTTATTGTAGATCCAAACAGGTCTTCTAATGACTCCAAGGGTCCCTGAGCTTGTAGCCAAGCCAGAACTTCAAAATATTGCCAAAACTTATGGAAAGTTTTGGTGCACTTGGCAGACCGATCGTGGTAACTAATTAGCTCTTCGTATTCTTATGTCGACGTTTTCTTTGTGTGACAAATATGGAATCTGTATATCTAGTAGAAATCTGTTGAGTAGATTGAATATTTTCAAATCGCGCTCTTGATGATCTACTTTTGTTCCCAGGGGATAAATTGCCACTAGGTGCGCCAGCACTAATGATGTCACCACAAGACGTGAACATGGGGAAGATCAAGCCAGGGCTACTGAAGAAACGAGACGACGAATATGGTATCTCGACGGAATCATTGAAGACATCTCGAACTGAGATTGTAGGATTGGAGAGGAAGAACCCGATGGCTGATTACTGGGTTCATCATGGAAAAGGGTTTGCTGTCGATATAATCGAGACGGATATGAAGAAGTGTGCTCCGTTCCCGTAATATAAGTTGGTGTTTAACGAACAATAATATATAATGTTCGTATGTACTATGTGGACCGTTTAAGTATATAATGTAAGTTATAAATAATGATGTGTAATGCTAGGGCATTACTACATCATTGTGGaggttgtttgtttgttttcttcgtGTCATTTTCTTTCGTCTGAGAAACTATAAGCTTCGTACGTATATAAAATACCGGTTTAACATATTAGTATTTTTGTACAAGAATGAAGAAACAAGATGATGGCTCACAGAGGCAAATACAAAACGAAAAGCTCTATCCAGCTTTAACTATTACCTCAAATGTCAAAGAGAAGAACCGAAGATGGAGGGATAAGACATGAGCCTTCGCAGTGTATTAGGTTTCACTAATTTATCAAAAAGATATTGAACAAAAAATTTAGTAATGTACACTTTAGCATATTTTCCTTCTCAATTTACATCCTTTGCAACCTGCGCCTGAATCACCATATGCCAGTTTGAATCTTCAGTGTCCGTTTCCCACCTGAAGAGAACAAACCAAGACAAAAACTAGTTCAGAAACAAGTCAACGATGATAccataataattataatattgaaacaaaataacttgatTTTTTGTCAATGATTCGATCAGACCTTCCTTAAATTTATTCCAATGTCTTGTTACCTTGAAAAACAGTGGCCTAGATGAAGAAAATTTAGGTTTGCCGTAAATAGTTAAATTCACCTCACATTTTATAACCAACTAAAATACCATGTAagattagttaaaaataaaataaaattaaaaaataaatggcTGAAAAAAATAACGCCGATGTTATTCTGCAAAAcctaaaactctaaaaatttaaaatctaaaccctaaacctaaaatCTATAATTTAAACCCAAATTCTAAATTCAAAATtctaaatcttaaattctaaatccaaaattttaaatcttaaatccaaaattctaaaccataaatcctaaactccaatcctaaatcttaaactctaaaGCATAAATCATAAACCCATTGTTTATCAcagataaaaatataattttattttctgtgattttttttaattcaagaaGTTATGAGTCTAAATCTATTGATTTGTTTAGGCAGGGACAAG
This genomic window contains:
- the LOC103827781 gene encoding CTD nuclear envelope phosphatase 1, with translation MATKLIIKKSAIPINRHQRSCFRRHRKTQIGCTSPAATAVIASINKSIYRCQRSILCLFSRVDGRLGTRGFKILKSHGSAHNLKTPYSLIHDRSGKSFDETKKTIVLDLDETLIHSSMEKPEVPYDFVVRPEIDGQILTFFVIKRPGVDDFLKKVGEKYQIVVFTAGLREYASLVLDKLDPERRVISRSFYRDACSEIDGRLVKDLGFVMRDLRRVVIVDDNPNAYALQPENAFPIKPFNDDLSDVELKKVGEFFDGDCEKCEDMRVALKEFVGREE
- the LOC103827782 gene encoding oil body-associated protein 2A, which gives rise to MASSDELPGPYPARDGGDIPPGDPTTMKTMMIDKGAAMLQSLKPIKQMSLHMCSFACYGHDPSRQIEVHFYVHRVNEDFLQCAVYDCDSAKTHLIGIEYIVSERLFESLSSEEQKLWHSHDYEIQTGLLMTPRVPELVAKPELQNIAKTYGKFWCTWQTDRGDKLPLGAPALMMSPQDVNMGKIKPGLLKKRDDEYGISTESLKTSRTEIVGLERKNPMADYWVHHGKGFAVDIIETDMKKCAPFP